AATCACTTTAAGTGCCTTGGGTGCAACGCTAATGCGGATAGGTGTGGTGGTGGTTACCTCCCCGTCCAAACTCACGCTTTGGGGCGGGTTAGTTTCTAGGATCAATTCTTTTTCCACTACCACACGGTCCAGGTTCTGCTTGGAAAGCCTACGCCCTAAGAGGGCCCGCATCCAAATGGCAAGGAGTTGGAGGGGTGAAAGACCCTTAAAGGTAAAGATGGTGATATCGGCGCTTTCCAAGCGGCTCTTGTGGATGAGCGACGCAGGGCCGTAGTAGCCCCCATTTGCTATGACTAGCTGGTAGGTTTGGAAGGGAACGGGGTTGTTGCCCGGGAACCAGACTTCAAAAGGGCGGAGGTGCGCCATGGCACGGATCCCCTGAACGAGGTATGAGAATATGCCCAGGTACCTTTTAAGGTTGTCCGGGAGGTTGGCGGCAACACGGGAAGAAAAGCCCAATGAAACGGCGTTGGCAAAGTAGGTA
The Verrucomicrobiia bacterium genome window above contains:
- a CDS encoding YegS/Rv2252/BmrU family lipid kinase, translated to MTPTKAALVINTASRRGRRLKQTAEKLLREAGLDIESHPVSNPANLQSQVGGLIEKGFRLIIVGGGDGTISEIVDQLVYKDVVLGILPLGTANSFVRSLDIPNHLPTAVAAIANGKVAEIDLGKINDTYFANAVSLGFSSRVAANLPDNLKRYLGIFSYLVQGIRAMAHLRPFEVWFPGNNPVPFQTYQLVIANGGYYGPASLIHKSRLESADITIFTFKGLSPLQLLAIWMRALLGRRLSKQNLDRVVVEKELILETNPPQSVSLDGEVTTTTPIRISVAPKALKVIVAETSKL